In the genome of Flavobacterium panacagri, one region contains:
- a CDS encoding DsbA family protein — MNENKTNPLLCDPVSGTCEMPVGETSNENIAIKSENKPVKIIYYTDPICSSCWGIEPQLRKLKLEYGDDFEIDYRMGGLLPDWNYNSGGISKPSDVAHHWDEASLYYEMPIDGDVWLEDPLDSSYPSCIAMKAAQIQNKEKAVKFMRILREKLYLEKKNIAKWENIVEAGKLAGLDPEKLKKDYDGDAKKLFEEDLRLGKSLGVRGFPTLFFSDGNTNQLTVYGSKPYSAYENALLALYPESKKEKIVAKNTLSIFEVYPTLAPKEYAVIQDISVKDAIIILEESYSKGKLNKKTIKNGSLYSVK, encoded by the coding sequence ATGAACGAAAACAAAACAAATCCGCTTTTATGTGATCCTGTGAGCGGAACCTGTGAAATGCCTGTTGGCGAAACATCCAATGAAAATATTGCTATTAAATCTGAAAATAAACCTGTAAAAATAATCTACTATACTGACCCTATCTGTTCTTCCTGCTGGGGAATTGAACCTCAGCTTCGAAAACTAAAACTAGAATATGGAGATGATTTCGAAATCGATTACCGAATGGGCGGATTACTTCCCGATTGGAATTATAACAGTGGAGGAATCAGTAAACCATCTGACGTTGCACATCATTGGGACGAAGCAAGTTTGTATTACGAAATGCCAATTGATGGCGATGTTTGGCTGGAAGACCCATTAGATTCTTCTTATCCCTCTTGTATCGCTATGAAAGCGGCTCAAATTCAGAATAAGGAAAAAGCGGTCAAATTTATGCGAATCCTTCGTGAAAAATTATATTTGGAGAAAAAGAATATTGCCAAATGGGAAAACATAGTCGAGGCAGGAAAACTTGCAGGTCTTGATCCTGAAAAGCTAAAAAAAGATTATGATGGAGATGCCAAAAAACTTTTTGAAGAAGATTTGAGACTTGGAAAATCACTTGGTGTCAGAGGATTTCCAACATTGTTTTTTTCTGATGGAAATACTAATCAATTAACCGTTTATGGTTCTAAACCTTATTCCGCTTATGAAAATGCTTTGTTAGCGTTATATCCTGAAAGTAAAAAAGAAAAAATCGTTGCTAAAAATACCTTATCCATTTTCGAAGTTTATCCCACTTTAGCACCAAAAGAATATGCGGTTATTCAAGATATTTCTGTTAAGGATGCTATAATTATTCTGGAAGAATCATACAGCAAAGGAAAGTTAAATAAGAAAACCATAAAGAATGGTTCTCTCTATTCTGTAAAATAA
- the tnpA gene encoding IS200/IS605 family transposase, which translates to MANTYTQLHIQFVFAVKYRKALIAPEWKDKLHKYITGIIQSHQHKMLCINSMSDHIHIFIGMRPTQSISSLMQNVKSETTKWIKEQKLCVNFAWQEGYGAFSYSRSQVSNVIRYIENQEEHHKKETFLEEYQKQLRAFEIEYDNRYIFREPIQ; encoded by the coding sequence ATGGCAAATACGTACACACAATTACATATACAATTTGTTTTCGCAGTAAAATACAGAAAAGCGTTAATTGCACCAGAATGGAAAGATAAATTGCATAAATATATTACAGGTATAATTCAGTCACATCAGCACAAAATGTTGTGTATAAATAGTATGTCTGATCATATTCATATATTTATCGGAATGAGACCAACACAGTCTATTTCGTCTCTTATGCAAAATGTAAAATCTGAAACAACAAAATGGATTAAAGAGCAAAAGTTATGTGTAAATTTTGCATGGCAGGAGGGATATGGAGCATTTTCCTATTCAAGAAGTCAAGTATCGAATGTTATTCGATACATAGAAAATCAGGAAGAGCATCATAAAAAAGAAACATTTTTAGAGGAATATCAAAAACAATTGAGAGCTTTTGAAATTGAATATGATAATAGATATATTTTTAGAGAGCCAATTCAATAA
- a CDS encoding PrgI family protein, protein MMDNLNFIDPLLHGITPEPSKSLNLSVKQMVFAGVGALVASAVLKKTGHPKASAVVGSIALPILASACYKKYNEITKEKIDAKSSSGIEYNH, encoded by the coding sequence ATGATGGACAATTTAAATTTCATAGACCCATTATTGCATGGAATCACTCCAGAACCAAGTAAATCTCTTAATCTTTCTGTAAAGCAAATGGTCTTTGCAGGTGTTGGAGCTCTTGTTGCTTCGGCAGTTCTAAAAAAAACGGGACATCCAAAAGCCAGTGCAGTTGTAGGAAGTATTGCCTTGCCGATTTTAGCTTCTGCGTGTTATAAAAAATACAATGAAATTACGAAAGAAAAAATCGATGCTAAATCAAGCAGCGGTATCGAATACAATCATTAA
- a CDS encoding STAS/SEC14 domain-containing protein, whose product MIHQIDTTDNVVAFRALAEVTKDDFLTAVVPAVEHLVKQINEINFLLVLDTDIQNFTAGAWLQDALLGLKHLGKWNRAAIVTDTDEIISFTNGFSFIIPGEFRGYKRVEFNKALNWVEGNIS is encoded by the coding sequence ATGATACATCAAATTGACACTACTGATAATGTTGTAGCTTTTAGAGCTTTGGCAGAAGTAACAAAAGACGATTTTTTAACAGCTGTCGTTCCTGCTGTTGAGCATCTCGTAAAACAAATAAATGAAATTAACTTTTTACTAGTATTAGATACTGATATCCAAAATTTCACTGCCGGTGCATGGCTTCAGGACGCACTGCTTGGGTTGAAACATCTAGGTAAATGGAATAGAGCTGCAATTGTAACTGATACAGATGAAATCATATCTTTTACAAACGGATTCAGTTTTATTATTCCAGGCGAGTTTAGAGGATATAAAAGAGTAGAGTTTAATAAAGCATTAAACTGGGTTGAAGGAAATATTTCCTAA
- a CDS encoding metallophosphoesterase family protein — MNSKYISVYILYFFLFFNFSISAQKIKNLNGTQIAFLSDVHLQDLFGGFSDSDYKGVLNPKTGQYSLVRTMSSQLHSTRIFNENYFAFLAALEDIAKRKIKYVALPGDYTDDGQPIHVRGLAKILDEYQKKYGIEFFITTGNHDPVGPFAQESGKEDFLGKEGKSQPIYSKDGMYTPNLQIEQPVVLTADIAKMGYLGITDNLKGFGFYPNKNYKFWATPFSHYTNENYSFEKAAESAKLFNRMYEVAPGYQVPDVSYVVEPIEGLWLMAIDGNVYIPKKMDGDPKDSKSYSEASTGYNNVLSNKKHLIKWVEEISAQAKKQGKTLVAFSHFPMIDFNDDASSEIKELLGPNKWQLNRVPVEEVAQVFADAGLKIHFGGHMHINDTGVRTTQKGNTLVNIQTPSLAAYIPAYKLLTLKKDNVVDIQTITIDNVPRYDELFDLYKMEYQFLESQNSKDIWNIDILNTKNYHDFTDFHLKELVRLRFLKDDWPTEFKDFILNVSAKDLLVLANIQADQDFDFILKNKSQFEKEWKTAEMKSQQILVQSKLKNEDFNWTGNDLLIDFYRFRNADELAFADVSERRTAAYKVLAKLFLDTKDDVSKPLQKQMKLFFSILEKFMHEVPADHFTVNLHTGEINRKER; from the coding sequence ATGAATTCAAAATACATTTCAGTTTATATATTATACTTTTTTCTTTTCTTCAATTTTAGCATTTCTGCACAAAAAATAAAAAACTTAAACGGAACACAAATTGCATTTTTATCCGATGTTCATCTTCAGGATTTATTTGGAGGTTTCTCAGATTCAGATTATAAAGGCGTTTTAAATCCGAAAACGGGACAATATTCTTTGGTACGAACAATGTCTTCACAGCTTCATTCAACTCGAATATTCAACGAAAACTATTTTGCCTTTTTAGCAGCGTTGGAAGATATCGCCAAGCGAAAGATAAAATACGTTGCACTTCCAGGAGATTATACTGATGATGGCCAGCCCATACACGTTCGCGGTTTGGCAAAGATTTTAGATGAATATCAAAAAAAATACGGAATAGAATTCTTTATTACTACAGGAAATCACGATCCAGTTGGGCCATTTGCGCAAGAATCTGGCAAAGAAGATTTTTTAGGTAAAGAAGGTAAAAGTCAGCCCATTTATAGCAAAGACGGTATGTATACGCCCAATCTACAAATTGAACAGCCTGTTGTCCTAACAGCCGATATTGCTAAAATGGGTTATTTAGGAATTACAGATAACCTGAAAGGTTTTGGTTTTTATCCCAACAAGAATTATAAATTTTGGGCAACTCCATTTTCTCATTATACAAATGAAAATTATTCGTTTGAAAAAGCTGCAGAAAGCGCAAAATTATTTAATCGAATGTATGAGGTAGCGCCTGGTTACCAAGTTCCAGATGTGAGTTATGTGGTTGAACCAATTGAAGGACTTTGGTTAATGGCAATTGATGGAAATGTTTATATCCCGAAGAAAATGGATGGCGATCCAAAAGATTCTAAAAGTTATTCTGAAGCCAGTACGGGTTATAATAATGTACTTTCAAATAAAAAACATTTGATTAAATGGGTCGAAGAGATTTCGGCGCAGGCCAAAAAGCAGGGAAAAACTTTAGTTGCTTTTAGTCATTTTCCAATGATTGATTTTAATGATGATGCTTCCTCAGAAATAAAAGAATTGCTTGGCCCAAATAAATGGCAGTTAAACCGAGTTCCAGTAGAAGAAGTAGCACAGGTTTTTGCCGACGCGGGTTTGAAGATTCATTTTGGCGGTCACATGCATATTAATGACACGGGAGTTAGAACAACTCAAAAGGGAAATACTTTAGTAAATATTCAGACTCCATCACTTGCAGCCTATATTCCAGCTTATAAATTACTGACTTTAAAGAAAGATAATGTTGTCGATATTCAAACGATTACAATTGATAATGTTCCGAGGTATGATGAACTATTCGATTTGTATAAAATGGAATATCAGTTTTTAGAAAGTCAAAACTCTAAAGATATTTGGAATATCGATATTCTAAATACCAAAAATTATCATGATTTTACCGATTTTCATTTGAAGGAATTAGTACGTCTTCGCTTTCTAAAAGATGATTGGCCAACTGAATTTAAGGATTTTATTTTGAATGTTTCTGCTAAAGATTTACTGGTTTTAGCTAACATACAAGCCGATCAGGATTTTGATTTTATATTAAAAAATAAAAGTCAGTTTGAGAAAGAATGGAAAACAGCTGAAATGAAATCACAGCAAATTCTAGTTCAAAGCAAACTCAAAAATGAAGATTTTAATTGGACAGGAAATGATCTTCTAATTGATTTTTATCGTTTTAGAAATGCCGATGAATTGGCTTTTGCCGATGTTTCGGAAAGAAGAACAGCGGCTTATAAAGTTTTAGCAAAGCTGTTTTTAGATACTAAAGATGATGTTTCAAAACCTTTGCAAAAACAAATGAAATTGTTCTTCAGTATCTTAGAAAAATTTATGCATGAAGTTCCGGCAGATCATTTTACAGTTAATCTTCATACTGGTGAGATTAACCGCAAAGAGCGCTAA